A region of Thermus thermophilus DNA encodes the following proteins:
- a CDS encoding IS630 family transposase (programmed frameshift), with translation MAAPLRIQLTPEEDRLLLQLSLDPRTHKKTRLWAMMVRLAAQGWTAPKIAQHFHKDRTTVYLVLRRFLREGLQGLVYRKPPGAPRKFTPEMAAFVEEKLAEDRVWTAPQLAEAIAERFGVRLAPKVVARHLRAMGYVWRRTRYVPRGRPEAEEVEAFVKEEEEGKKGAQEGVMEVGYLDESGFALTLPPTYAWCRRGEAKGVPRAWGKEGRVNVVGHLVRGREGERLFFALLEGPVRWEVVRGYLDRVAEGLTKPLKVFLDNAPFHRSRGVEGRRGVWRGRGLEVAYLPRYSPHLNPMENIWRRVKGFLMPRRHYGSLEELKDAVVQALKALGGVELKILGEGT, from the exons ATGGCAGCCCCCCTTCGGATCCAGCTGACCCCTGAGGAAGACCGACTCCTCCTGCAGCTCTCCCTGGACCCAAGGACCCACAAGAAGACCCGCCTGTGGGCCATGATGGTCCGCCTGGCGGCCCAGGGCTGGACCGCCCCAAAGATCGCCCAGCACTTCCACAAGGACCGCACCACCGTCTACCTCGTCCTCAGGCGCTTCCTGAGGGAGGGCCTCCAAGGCCTCGTCTACCGCAAACCCCCGGGAGCCCCCAGGAAGTTCACCCCGGAGATGGCCGCCTTCGTGGAGGAGAAACTGGCGGAAGATCGGGTCTGGACCGCCCCGCAACTTGCGGAGGCCATAGCCGAGCGCTTCGGGGTCCGCCTGGCCCCCAAGGTGGTGGCCCGGCACCTCAGGGCCATGGGGTATGTGTGGAGACGGACGCGGTACGTGCCCAGGGGTAGACCGGAGGCGGAAGAGGTGGAAGCCTTTGTGAAGGAGGAAGAGGAGG GCAAAAAGGGGGCTCAGGAGGGGGTGATGGAGGTGGGGTACTTGGACGAGAGCGGGTTTGCCCTGACCCTGCCTCCCACGTACGCCTGGTGCCGGAGGGGGGAGGCGAAGGGGGTGCCGCGGGCGTGGGGCAAGGAGGGGCGGGTGAACGTGGTGGGGCACCTGGTGCGGGGCCGGGAGGGGGAGCGGCTTTTCTTTGCCCTTTTGGAGGGGCCGGTGCGGTGGGAGGTGGTGCGGGGGTATCTGGACCGGGTGGCCGAGGGGTTGACCAAGCCCCTGAAGGTTTTCCTGGACAACGCGCCTTTCCACCGGTCCCGTGGGGTGGAGGGGAGGAGGGGGGTGTGGCGAGGGCGGGGGCTGGAGGTGGCCTACCTGCCGCGGTACAGCCCCCATTTGAACCCCATGGAGAACATCTGGCGGCGGGTGAAGGGGTTTTTGATGCCGAGGCGGCACTACGGGAGCCTTGAAGAGCTGAAGGACGCGGTAGTGCAGGCCCTAAAGGCCCTGGGAGGTGTGGAGTTGAAAATCTTGGGGGAGGGCACTTAG